A region of Takifugu rubripes chromosome 6, fTakRub1.2, whole genome shotgun sequence DNA encodes the following proteins:
- the oaz1b gene encoding ornithine decarboxylase antizyme 1b (protein translation is dependent on; polyamine-induced +1 ribosomal frameshift) produces MVKSNLQRILNSHCFAREKEGKQQYYTNMADLSSSICDMIGNLSLHCTSTRGPGPLWCSDAPHPPLKIPGGRGNGTRDHVSTAQLLFSDRKLTVTEEPAGNGRPGILRFQSRPTTTKTIQWDAVLRSNALFVEMPRVLLPEDSKESFAALLEYAEEHLKVESVYICFYKNREDRTKLVRTFSFLGFEIVKPGHALVPPRPDVFFMAYAFDRDSSDEE; encoded by the exons ATGGTAAAATCCAACCTCCAGCGGATACTAAACAGTCATTGTTTCGCTcgtgaaaaagaaggaaaacagcagtaCTATACTAACATGGCGGATTTGAGCAGTAGTATCTGTGACATGATTGGAAA tctgtcCTTGCACTGTACTAGTACCCGAGGCCCAGGGCCTCTGTGGTGCTCC GATGCCCCTCACCCACCCCTGAAGATCCCAGGTGGGCGAGGGAATGGCACAAGGGATCACGTGTCTACAGCTCAGCTTCTCTTTTCG GATCGAAAGTTGACTGTAACAGAAGAACCTGCAGGGAATGGTCGCCCAGGGATACTCCGCTTCCAAAGCCGTCCCACCACGACAAAAACCATCCAGTGGGACGCTGTCCTAAGGAGCAACGCACTTTTTGTGGAGATGCCTCGTGTCCTGCTTCCTGAAGACAGTAAAGAGAG TTTCGCTGCTCTCTTGGAGTATGCTGAGGAACACCTGAAGGTTGAAAGTGTCTACATCTGCTTTTACAAGAACAGAGAAGACCGCA CTAAACTGGTGCGTACGTTCAGTTTCCTGGGCTTTGAGATTGTGAAACCGGGCCATGCCCTCGTCCCTCCTCGACCCGACGTTTTCTTCATGGCCTACGCTTTCGACAGGGACTCCTCGGACGAGGAGTGA